A window of the Armatimonadota bacterium genome harbors these coding sequences:
- a CDS encoding sigma-54-dependent Fis family transcriptional regulator, producing MAYATRALVVEDDDALRELTAEVLSRDGWEVDGAATGADAYKQVIETDYNLLVLDQRLPDADGVELLQKLRADGYDGPAVIVTGFPTLERATAALGMAATDYLGKPLEPRQLVLIGRRAREGQSGQQWKFLWKSIEKRHGFRHVVSCNQEARRCYIHAARVADSTTPVLIEGETGTGKEYLARAIHYMSPRAEAPFVALNCGAVPDTLLESELFGHEKGAFTSATSAKAGICEMAHRGTLFLDEVGELSPAAQVKLLRFLQERSFTRLGGLKSVDVDVRVIAATNRDLLDAVARGQFREDLYYRLAVMPLYLPPLRERPEDVALFAKHFLRDIRKELGRGPAEFSDEAIRILQGHPWSGNLRELHNVVQRSALLAPGEILGASDVFLGGASRAVSGNPRQATLPFGDERMTRPGGIIRSGGSEYFALGREAAS from the coding sequence ATGGCCTACGCCACACGAGCACTTGTCGTGGAAGATGACGACGCTTTGAGGGAATTGACGGCTGAGGTTCTGTCGCGCGACGGATGGGAAGTGGATGGCGCGGCGACGGGTGCAGACGCATACAAGCAGGTGATCGAAACCGACTACAACCTATTGGTGTTGGACCAGCGGCTGCCCGATGCTGACGGGGTGGAGTTGCTGCAGAAACTGCGGGCCGACGGTTACGATGGCCCGGCGGTCATTGTCACGGGATTCCCCACCCTGGAGCGCGCAACCGCCGCTCTGGGTATGGCGGCGACGGACTACCTCGGCAAGCCGCTGGAACCCCGGCAGTTGGTCCTTATCGGCCGCAGAGCCCGGGAGGGGCAGTCCGGCCAGCAGTGGAAATTCCTATGGAAATCCATCGAGAAACGCCACGGATTCCGCCACGTCGTCAGCTGCAATCAGGAAGCCCGGCGCTGTTACATTCATGCCGCCCGGGTAGCCGACAGCACGACCCCCGTCCTGATCGAGGGAGAAACGGGCACGGGCAAGGAGTACCTCGCCCGGGCGATCCACTATATGAGCCCCCGGGCAGAAGCGCCCTTCGTGGCTCTCAACTGCGGCGCGGTGCCCGATACTCTCCTGGAGAGCGAACTGTTCGGCCACGAAAAGGGCGCTTTCACCTCGGCTACCAGCGCGAAGGCCGGCATCTGCGAGATGGCGCACCGGGGGACGCTTTTTCTCGACGAAGTGGGTGAACTCAGCCCGGCTGCGCAGGTGAAACTCCTGCGATTCCTGCAAGAGCGCAGCTTCACCCGCCTGGGTGGCCTGAAGAGTGTGGACGTGGACGTGCGCGTCATCGCCGCCACCAACCGCGACCTGCTGGATGCCGTGGCGCGCGGCCAATTCCGGGAAGACCTCTATTACCGCCTCGCCGTGATGCCCCTGTACCTGCCGCCCTTGCGCGAACGGCCCGAAGACGTGGCACTGTTCGCGAAGCACTTCCTGCGGGATATCCGGAAAGAGCTTGGCCGCGGACCGGCCGAGTTCTCCGACGAAGCCATCCGGATACTCCAGGGCCACCCGTGGTCCGGAAACCTGCGGGAACTGCACAACGTCGTCCAGCGCAGCGCTCTGCTGGCGCCCGGAGAGATCTTGGGGGCTTCGGACGTGTTCCTCGGCGGAGCCTCTCGCGCAGTGTCGGGGAATCCGCGCCAGGCCACGCTGCCCTTCGGGGACGAGCGGATGACCCGCCCGGGCGGCATCATCCGCTCCGGTGGGAGCGAATACTTCGCCCTGGGTCGCGAAGCGGCCTCATAA
- a CDS encoding beta-galactosidase: MVRYVRLLMVTFAIFIPSVVFPAPPPMATWYDFEDPADLGHSVGMTVWPAVVTGHTSAGGVLSLPGTGGNGLYLPNPVSFFGHQVTAGTIAMRAKAGFDPGADKTTRVLIDFMKQTGNTQVDGYEIAIYLHEGKLKAKPWLTGVMEIDNPLSQEKWVHVCMTWDSAQGATLYLDGKKVGERNGAFAPTELEAGWPGRVGCHTPGGGFPFWGQIDDLQLFNTRLTADEVARIAVVTSAPELSATIAHPRALDIRNNGQAPATITVQRWEPGKSAPAPLYGPMPIGFETEGFIAGAVPSTVIDEGIRLFPGEQQRVRLPREEGYLQAWALRVLAGTGPLMREARANLPQRSGLRVEPAHPHPVIYLSGRPLVIDLRAANGLGRSFSGDLRAEVEHPDGMLLGSAQTRLELADGADVTLALPTGCCLEPGSYRVTLTATEEGRLTVLNRFRLHTSDGEDCRTMCDVAAAYTSAMDDESWLIPMERDGVNVLRMAGAGNAYQFDKIMSATLAHGFKAWNGPAISYRSVCADPAKLARMKHNARVFGEYMRHNPAVVAQTIAGEGLSYPPCYCEACTEAFRDHLRARFGSLATLNAAWGSNYTKWEQVEQLGSPADVDEAAERLKIMKVAMELPSDNTARWRRLFELDRPRALCWKRWHDAVLVDWYAGFAESFHETNEHQVDVCEQPCWPNFETHVLFSLGEIADLGGMDLYLPGEMPTTLGYAAELFLNFDMNASIFASRGKPLMVHELYVQDNSPELLPEAQGWWLLGRGYPLMTYFTYNYYYEGIRANLPLVFGLFDKDRKPYPTYPSFKRFSADIKTFDQQYDYHSLEPRETPVALFMGDDVSLANNLETGGATWEAAGVLGHNGAYWLTERNGLPVDCVNDEGLDRLRGKRVLIVPWCHVIRDSSLEKIARFARSGGTVIVDGPLGLFDENYRPYTHLPGGGEKRWGLAFDAFEPTATTIPCASGEPAPARGVVRNLRTGRGEIIHRDENGGPAVVRVPLGRGQVYWFLSAIGPTHRSRVPGIAGMNLWLEALRGAGVKPQWTFAATSEQDATGESRQESLFDVSMRTRNGNELFVFAVSFFGPSQGTLELGVPRGSYKAFDAMTGEEIAVQSRDGALRMPIDLPSFGSQVIRIVAGSGRPFASGRW; encoded by the coding sequence ATGGTCCGCTACGTCCGCCTTCTGATGGTCACATTCGCCATCTTCATTCCATCCGTTGTTTTCCCCGCTCCGCCGCCCATGGCCACCTGGTACGACTTCGAGGACCCGGCCGACCTCGGGCACAGTGTTGGGATGACGGTCTGGCCCGCTGTAGTAACCGGGCACACCAGCGCAGGCGGTGTCCTGAGCCTGCCCGGCACCGGTGGAAACGGGCTCTATCTCCCCAATCCCGTCTCGTTCTTCGGACACCAGGTCACCGCAGGCACCATCGCCATGCGCGCGAAAGCTGGATTTGACCCCGGCGCGGACAAGACCACCCGGGTCCTCATCGACTTCATGAAACAGACCGGGAATACCCAGGTGGACGGATACGAAATCGCCATCTACCTGCACGAGGGCAAGCTCAAGGCCAAGCCCTGGCTCACCGGAGTGATGGAGATCGACAACCCGCTCAGCCAGGAGAAGTGGGTCCACGTGTGCATGACCTGGGACAGCGCACAGGGTGCCACGCTTTACCTCGACGGCAAGAAGGTGGGTGAGCGAAACGGGGCCTTTGCCCCGACGGAACTCGAGGCCGGCTGGCCCGGTCGAGTAGGCTGCCACACGCCCGGCGGCGGCTTCCCATTCTGGGGGCAGATTGATGACTTGCAGCTGTTCAACACGCGCCTCACCGCGGACGAAGTGGCGCGGATAGCCGTGGTCACCAGCGCCCCCGAGCTCTCGGCGACCATCGCCCACCCCCGGGCGCTGGACATTCGGAACAATGGGCAAGCGCCGGCAACGATCACGGTCCAGCGCTGGGAGCCCGGTAAGAGCGCGCCTGCACCCTTGTACGGGCCGATGCCCATCGGATTCGAGACAGAGGGGTTCATCGCGGGTGCGGTGCCGTCTACAGTCATCGACGAGGGCATTCGCCTCTTCCCCGGCGAGCAGCAGCGTGTTCGCCTGCCCCGTGAGGAGGGCTATCTGCAGGCCTGGGCCCTGCGAGTGCTTGCCGGAACCGGCCCGCTCATGCGCGAGGCCCGGGCGAACCTTCCTCAACGGAGCGGCCTGCGGGTTGAACCGGCCCATCCCCACCCCGTGATCTACCTGTCAGGAAGGCCGCTGGTAATCGATCTGCGTGCGGCCAATGGCCTGGGACGCAGCTTCAGCGGCGACCTGCGGGCCGAAGTCGAGCACCCCGACGGCATGCTCTTGGGGAGCGCACAGACACGGCTCGAACTGGCCGACGGAGCGGATGTGACGCTGGCGTTGCCGACGGGATGTTGCCTGGAGCCCGGCAGCTACCGCGTGACCCTCACTGCCACCGAAGAGGGCCGTCTCACGGTGCTCAATCGCTTCCGCCTGCACACCTCGGATGGCGAGGACTGCCGGACTATGTGCGATGTCGCGGCCGCATACACATCGGCGATGGACGACGAGTCCTGGCTGATCCCTATGGAGCGCGATGGCGTGAACGTCCTGCGCATGGCCGGGGCGGGGAATGCCTACCAGTTCGACAAGATCATGTCCGCCACACTCGCCCACGGGTTCAAGGCTTGGAATGGTCCGGCGATCTCATACCGCTCAGTGTGCGCAGATCCGGCGAAACTGGCCCGGATGAAGCACAATGCCCGGGTTTTCGGCGAGTACATGCGTCACAACCCCGCCGTGGTGGCCCAGACCATCGCTGGCGAAGGGCTGTCCTACCCGCCCTGCTACTGCGAGGCCTGCACCGAGGCCTTCCGCGACCACCTGCGGGCGCGGTTCGGGTCGCTGGCGACGCTCAATGCCGCATGGGGATCGAACTACACAAAGTGGGAGCAGGTGGAGCAGCTGGGCAGTCCAGCAGATGTGGACGAGGCCGCCGAGCGCCTGAAAATCATGAAGGTAGCGATGGAGTTGCCCTCGGACAACACCGCCCGCTGGCGCAGGCTGTTCGAGCTGGACCGACCCCGGGCCCTGTGCTGGAAGCGGTGGCATGATGCGGTGCTGGTGGACTGGTACGCGGGTTTCGCCGAGAGCTTCCACGAAACCAACGAGCACCAGGTGGATGTCTGCGAGCAGCCCTGCTGGCCCAATTTCGAGACCCACGTGCTGTTCAGCCTGGGCGAGATCGCAGACCTGGGCGGCATGGACCTGTACCTGCCGGGCGAGATGCCCACCACATTGGGCTACGCGGCGGAACTGTTCCTGAACTTCGACATGAACGCCTCTATCTTCGCTTCACGGGGCAAGCCACTGATGGTGCATGAGCTCTACGTGCAGGACAATTCGCCGGAGCTTCTCCCCGAGGCCCAGGGTTGGTGGCTGCTGGGACGCGGCTACCCGCTCATGACCTACTTCACCTACAACTACTACTATGAGGGCATACGCGCCAATCTCCCACTGGTCTTCGGGCTGTTCGACAAGGACCGCAAGCCCTACCCCACCTACCCTTCCTTCAAGCGGTTCAGTGCGGACATCAAGACCTTCGACCAGCAGTATGATTACCACTCGCTGGAGCCCCGGGAGACACCCGTCGCTCTCTTCATGGGCGACGATGTGTCCCTGGCGAATAACCTGGAGACCGGTGGGGCAACCTGGGAAGCAGCGGGCGTGCTGGGGCACAATGGCGCGTACTGGCTGACGGAACGCAACGGCCTGCCGGTAGACTGCGTCAATGACGAGGGCCTCGACCGACTCAGGGGCAAGCGGGTTCTGATAGTCCCCTGGTGCCACGTGATCCGTGACAGTTCCCTGGAGAAGATCGCCCGGTTCGCTCGCTCCGGCGGCACGGTCATCGTAGACGGTCCGCTGGGGCTGTTCGACGAGAACTACCGACCCTACACCCATTTGCCCGGCGGCGGCGAAAAGCGCTGGGGGCTGGCGTTCGACGCCTTCGAGCCCACTGCAACCACCATCCCGTGCGCTTCCGGTGAACCCGCACCCGCCCGGGGCGTCGTCAGGAACCTGCGCACCGGGCGCGGGGAAATCATCCACCGCGACGAGAACGGTGGTCCGGCGGTGGTTCGGGTCCCCCTGGGCAGGGGTCAGGTCTACTGGTTCCTGTCAGCGATAGGGCCCACCCACCGGTCGCGAGTGCCGGGCATCGCCGGCATGAACCTGTGGCTGGAGGCCCTGCGGGGCGCTGGCGTGAAGCCCCAGTGGACGTTCGCAGCGACATCAGAGCAGGATGCCACGGGGGAAAGTCGCCAGGAATCGCTCTTCGACGTGAGTATGCGAACCCGGAATGGCAATGAGTTGTTTGTCTTTGCGGTAAGCTTCTTCGGGCCGAGCCAGGGCACGCTGGAGCTCGGTGTTCCGAGGGGTTCCTATAAGGCCTTCGACGCGATGACAGGCGAAGAGATCGCGGTGCAATCACGAGACGGTGCACTGCGAATGCCCATTGACCTGCCCTCCTTCGGCAGCCAGGTCATCCGCATCGTCGCAGGGAGCGGCAGGCCCTTCGCCTCGGGGCGCTGGTAG
- a CDS encoding DUF1559 domain-containing protein: protein MRRGFTLIELLVVIAIIAILAAILFPVFARAREKARQSSCQSNLKQIGLAYAMYSQDYDERIAPNSIGSAMGTVWVPGLLQPYIKNTQIWVCPSYNTLQATAAVGIQGATNCACAGTYYRLRGGYGPNYGDTSRLNPWPVPSGRKESDIPAPSTTLLVADSHCVVASPPGVWPSDGTQTSGNLPYSLRHNEGANVLYCDGHVKWQGYGGMEPCTLGGPAKGMWTITEND from the coding sequence ATGAGGCGTGGATTCACTTTGATTGAGTTGTTGGTTGTCATCGCGATCATCGCGATCCTTGCGGCAATCCTCTTCCCCGTTTTCGCCAGGGCTCGAGAGAAGGCGCGACAGTCCAGCTGTCAGTCGAACCTGAAGCAGATCGGTCTGGCCTATGCCATGTACTCCCAGGACTACGACGAGAGGATCGCTCCGAACTCGATTGGATCGGCCATGGGCACCGTCTGGGTCCCCGGCTTGCTCCAGCCGTACATCAAGAATACCCAGATCTGGGTCTGCCCGTCATACAACACCCTGCAAGCCACTGCTGCCGTGGGTATCCAGGGCGCCACGAATTGCGCCTGCGCCGGCACCTACTACCGCCTGCGCGGCGGGTATGGCCCAAACTACGGTGACACCAGCCGTCTCAACCCCTGGCCCGTTCCCAGCGGCCGGAAGGAGTCGGACATTCCGGCGCCATCAACCACGCTTCTCGTGGCCGACAGTCACTGCGTCGTGGCTTCTCCCCCGGGCGTTTGGCCCTCCGATGGGACCCAGACCTCAGGGAATCTGCCCTACAGCCTGCGTCACAATGAGGGCGCCAACGTCCTATACTGCGACGGTCACGTCAAGTGGCAGGGATACGGCGGAATGGAGCCGTGTACCCTCGGCGGGCCGGCCAAAGGTATGTGGACCATCACCGAGAACGACTAA
- a CDS encoding zinc-ribbon domain-containing protein: MIECPDCGAQNADNSTFCIRCGTQFSAPRGLGPLESPRQVDPSRLVDEAAELYAANQLDDAAEACHAALDIDPELVSARALLGMIEEDRGNYAAALAEYEAVIRLAPERTAEREKADRMRALVRREAGPAIPEEENRLRRYMPALIAVGAALVVLLVGGLIISAGARDRADDTAALDEGQSGGFLLQETSPQVGQPAATGEGVESLKTGGGVIPTTPIGATIQDQTAQQKPNAYQQGQSNSGGGGRSRTASVEPIPLPPPTVDSKPQGTGPLTTPAPEPATTPTPSIPAPSAIGPPTASEPEPLPQESRGKVRIWVGDDSPAPVSGNRGGGQAPTQGQGYQGPSLSQRERWSVNSRTGATVTTRSGSAMDSDGSGGPRFAPKTQSSSGVGGTAGRLTARAGNGGNNGGASGLQYQPRARQGGGYTGSVMPTQRDETNGAHVQPRNYHGPSTSAATRQPAQTRSAPVATSAQVQRLAGVTPSQQGGSSAGNGASGSTASALRAQAQRAQASGNSQQARLLYKAAIEGYAREAAANPARAASSRSAIDSCQRSLDALDASQ, translated from the coding sequence ATGATCGAGTGTCCGGATTGCGGCGCACAGAACGCTGATAACAGCACATTCTGCATACGCTGCGGCACCCAGTTCTCGGCGCCGAGAGGCCTTGGCCCCCTGGAGTCTCCCCGCCAGGTGGATCCGAGCCGGCTTGTGGATGAGGCCGCCGAACTGTACGCCGCCAACCAGTTGGATGACGCGGCCGAAGCCTGCCACGCTGCTTTGGACATCGATCCGGAGCTCGTATCCGCCCGGGCGCTTCTCGGGATGATCGAAGAGGACCGCGGAAACTACGCCGCGGCGCTTGCGGAGTACGAGGCGGTCATCCGGCTCGCCCCGGAGCGCACGGCGGAGCGCGAGAAAGCCGACCGCATGCGGGCGCTTGTGCGGCGTGAGGCCGGACCGGCAATCCCCGAAGAAGAGAACCGGCTGCGGCGCTACATGCCCGCGCTCATCGCCGTGGGTGCCGCGCTGGTGGTGCTGCTCGTGGGCGGGCTGATCATCTCGGCCGGCGCGCGAGACCGCGCTGACGACACTGCCGCCCTTGACGAAGGTCAGTCCGGCGGCTTCCTCTTGCAGGAAACGAGCCCCCAGGTCGGGCAACCCGCGGCCACCGGTGAGGGCGTGGAATCCCTCAAGACAGGCGGCGGCGTGATCCCGACGACACCGATCGGTGCGACGATCCAGGACCAGACGGCCCAGCAGAAGCCCAACGCCTATCAGCAGGGCCAATCGAACAGCGGAGGTGGCGGGCGATCGCGCACTGCCTCGGTGGAGCCGATCCCCCTGCCGCCACCCACCGTTGACAGCAAGCCCCAGGGCACGGGCCCGCTGACCACCCCAGCGCCTGAGCCGGCGACCACACCCACACCCTCCATACCGGCGCCATCGGCTATCGGGCCGCCCACCGCAAGTGAACCTGAGCCCTTGCCCCAGGAATCCCGGGGTAAGGTGCGTATCTGGGTGGGGGATGACTCGCCGGCGCCTGTGAGCGGGAACCGGGGCGGGGGACAGGCTCCAACTCAGGGCCAGGGTTACCAGGGGCCTTCTCTGTCCCAGCGCGAGCGCTGGTCCGTCAACAGCCGAACCGGCGCGACGGTGACGACTCGCTCGGGCAGCGCCATGGACAGCGATGGAAGCGGCGGCCCCCGGTTCGCCCCCAAAACCCAGTCGAGCTCCGGCGTTGGAGGGACAGCAGGTCGCCTGACCGCTCGCGCCGGTAACGGCGGCAATAATGGCGGCGCTTCCGGACTTCAGTATCAGCCGCGCGCAAGGCAAGGCGGCGGGTACACCGGCTCAGTCATGCCCACCCAGCGAGATGAGACCAACGGAGCTCACGTCCAGCCGCGCAACTACCACGGACCCTCAACCAGTGCGGCCACCCGCCAGCCGGCCCAGACGCGAAGTGCGCCCGTTGCTACTTCGGCCCAGGTGCAGCGCCTGGCGGGAGTGACTCCGTCTCAGCAGGGCGGGTCTTCCGCAGGCAACGGGGCGTCAGGCTCCACAGCATCGGCTTTGAGGGCCCAGGCGCAGCGCGCCCAGGCATCGGGCAACAGCCAGCAGGCCCGCTTGCTCTACAAGGCCGCCATCGAGGGCTACGCTCGCGAGGCAGCAGCCAATCCCGCCAGAGCCGCTTCCAGCCGCAGTGCCATTGACAGTTGCCAGCGATCTCTCGATGCCCTGGATGCATCTCAATGA